TAAAATAATAAACCAGACAAGTAATATCTGCTGGTTAAACAGAAAGTCTTTTATGTTTTACATACATAAAGATTACCAAAAAAGTATTGAAGGAACAAACAACATGATTACATAACATTTGgagattttaataaaacatttaaaacactaaaagggttaataataaatatgttgtgTGGATCTTACTGATTTCCTTCAAGACCTGGGGATGACCAAaacaggaggaggagaaggatgcTGGGAGCATGCATCGATTATAGCACGCTGCTGCACTCATCACACCGCAgattaaatgaaaaatcaaagatGCAAATGAAGAGacatacacttttatttttagaaaacaaaaatgagagtACAAGAAAAGACCTTAAAATAAACCCTGACATTCTGTGCATGGGACAGAGCTTAAAAACGGTCAATCTTCTGAAGGAGGGTTGTGCGTTGTTCTACAATCGGCAAGTTTTCAGCAATGGACTGCAAGAATTGTCTGGTATTAGCTCTGCTAAGAAAGGAGAGATTACCTGCTGTTGATTCATATTCAGACAGAACCTCCAAAGAGGCCACGTATAGTGGCTCATATGTCTCTTGAGGCATCATAACCATAACATGTAGAAGGTGGCAGAACAACTGCACCAATACAAACTGGACTTCTTTGTTCAAATCTAGACTTTCATCTGTGTGGTGATCTAGATTCTTGGGAGCAGGCACCTTCCTTTTTAGAGAATCTAAGATTCCTCTCACAGAGGCTGAATAAAGTCTTCCTACATGCTGCCAGCCATCATGAGTCAACCAATTAGAGCAGCTGGAActgcataataattgaaaaaCTCTTAGAAGTAACATGGAATGCTGAAGATCATATACAAAAGGTCTGAGGTTGAGCATTGGCATAAATTCAACATACTCCAGTGTGTATGGTACATGTAGGATTCCATCTTGCATAAGTTTGTCTACCACATGTTTTAAACGTTTCCACTCAGCAGGACTACACCAAGGCATTGCTTGAACTAGTACCAGCATGAAGCCTTTGCTAAACATGTTGATCTCTTCTGCACTCTTTAAGTTGACAACCAGATACTCCAACATGTGATCTCTCATGATATCGGAGAGACAGCAACACTCAAGCCATGCTAATAGCCCAGTTCCAGGCCCATACTCTGGAATGTCAATCCCTGCATACTCAAGTTCTGGGAGATTGCAGACAGTAAACTGAACTTCTGGAACCTCGTTTTTGAAGTGATGCTTCCACACACTCTTGAGCCGTAGACGAACACTCCAGTCTACGGATTTAACTTTGTCATAAAGCCAGAAAATAGAACGGGACCACGTGCCTGGAGAAGATTCAACAATTTCACCAACCACATCACAAAGCATTTCAAGGGTGTTAATTAGGAGGTCTTTTACTTCCAGACTGACTTTGGTAGTGCTGAAATTAACTGTGTTCTCTTGCCAAGAGCTTGTGCATGAATCTAGCAGCTGACAAAGAGAATACAGAAGGGGGAAAGGTGAGCAACCCAAAATCCAGTGCTCTGTAATGGTATCATCTTGTCTGTTTTTTTGCGACATAGCTATATGAAGAATTTTCAGGCAGAGCTCAAGGTTAAAGGACTGGTCCAACAGACAAGGAAGAACAAACGCCTTCACTATATCTGCTGGTGGCAGTGATTGAACCTCTTCCTGCCCATTGTTACCAGTAACATGATGTGGTTCTAAGAAGGCCTCAATGAAGTCTATAAACTGCTCCTCTTCCAGTGAGGAAGAAAGCTTCCTCCACACAGTGTCCAGGAGACAATCGACAAAAAAACTACAAGATGACTCTGACAATGAATCACCAGCATAAATCAAACAAGGAAGATTTTTCAAAATTAGGCTGATGAGTCTGTGAGAGCCACGGTTGACCACAGCTAAATGACACGCTCTCTGCAATGTAGCTTCTGGGTTCTGAAAGGCCACCATGGCCACACTAGAGACAGCATTCTCAAAGTGGTGCTCAGTTTCAGTCTGAGTGATGCAATTAAAAGCCAAGTTAAGCTCTCTCCCAAAACCAGCAGTCAGTTCGCCTGGCAAGCTGCCACACAAGCCTTTACGACCCCATTTGGAAAACACTTCTCTAAGTAGCATATTTTTCTGACTGAGGGAGAGTTCAGAAAACAGACTCACAATAATACTCTTTAGCTTCTTCATTTGCAAAAAACTATCAGTCATGGGGTTACATGAACATGCCTTCACTAGTGTTGAAGCTAGCTCAAGTATTAGAAATGGGTCTCTGAATGCATCCTGATTGCTTTCTAAACATGTTATCCACTCGTCCCCAGCAAGTACCCAACTTTCTTTAGATGAAAACATAAGGCATGCTTCTTTATGCCTATCCAGATGATTATTTATGATGGCTGTTACCACAAGGTGCAGTATTACATCACTAACCAAGCAAGAAGCGCTTTCAGGAAATTGACAGACTGAATGCCACTCCTGTAAATGCTGAATCACATCACATACTAACAACTTTTTGGATGGCGACAATGCACCCAATGCTTCTTGTACTTGAAGAATACCTTCTTCTAGCCTGAAAACTGTTAATGGATGACAATTCTCCATGGAGTACTGGGCATCACTTGTGAGGCTCCATAGCTTAAGTAGctctataaaaatatttaaaaacactgaaagaGAGGAATTCCTTGGTTTTAAATGGGATGGCTTCAGGGATGGTGATAATTCTTTCTCAGCcttttttataatgtcagtcagttTGTCAATTTTGTGACTTTCTTTAGAAAAACCCAGTATTCCCACATATTTTACAATCTTCTTCAAATAAACATCCATGGGAAGGACAGTACTGTTATCTAGTAGAAATGCCGTGTACAGACTGTCCAAGATATTTGCCATGGCCATGCACCGAgtttcaaaagtggaaatgtgaccGGCCATCACCTTCAAAGCAtcaaacagtaaaagaaatgCACAGTGCGGCTGAGTGGCATCAGGGTCTACCTTGAACCTTTTAGGAGCCTGCAAAGATGACTCTTCAGATATGCATTTCAGCACTTCAGAAGAGAAGAGTTGTATTACATGATCCTCTTCATTGTCATTGGGCCTGAATCTCAGTAGTTCCCACCAGCAATCCAAGAAAAATTTCAAATCTTCAGTGGAAGTGTCACTAAGTATATGATCCACCCATTTTTTGAGTGCCCTGTAAAAAGTTTCCTCTGGCAGTGCAAAGAGAAATTCAATAAACAGCTCTGATGCCCATAGAGACTTCAATAGCTCAAATAAAAGAGTGTAGTTTATTGCTGGAAGTATGTtatctatagaaaaaaaaatgtcttccttCCATCTCTTGTCTAGATCTAAACTGCTGTCTGGCACTTTAGACTTCAGCAGTTTTATCCACAAGACAGCTACAATCTTCTTCCAACACTGTGTCCCACTTGAGCAGTCCTGATTTTGTGAACGGATAATCTCCTCTACAGATTGCACTATTGGTTGTCCAACAGTCTGCCAGTCACTTTTTGTTAGTGTGCATAGCAACCTAGGATGATAGTTCTTCTGAGAAAGCAAAAATCCACCTTGGAGAATAGCTATTTTTTCACAGCTTATCCACTGatcttaaatgaaaaagaaaaacaaaattggtcAGAATAATTTataaacatccatctatccattatccaacccactctatactaactacatggtcacgggggtctgctggagccaatcccagccaacacagagcgcatgacaggaaacaaaccccggggagggcgccagcccaccgcaggatttaTAAACAGTAGGTTGCTAAAGAAATATTCAAGCTACATAATCAGCTTTAAATATTAACAGCCACTGTGTGGAGTAACAAATGTCTTATTATGccatttacatattatttttagCTATGTTGGACTTCGCCGTTTAGGACAGTCACTCATTTAGATGAAAGGCGCTAAGAGTCAGACGTGAAATTTGCAGGGACATTAGCAGaccaaaaaaatacatatttggaCAATCCCATAAGCAGAGAAAAATAGGGGTGAAGAGTGCAGTGCAAGTGTCTTTACATTATGCCTTCAATATTGAGGGGCatgcaaaaaaagaacaatagtGAATAAATAGAACATGTTTTAATACTGTCTGTGTAATGCAAAACAAATAGCTTGTACTAAAGAATAACTGACTAGCTATCAGAGCAAGAGCTAGCCAGTAACTATGCAGGACAATAGATGAGGTCTAAGAGTTAATTACTTAAAATAGTAAGCAGAGAATCAATTTAAATAATCCATgttaaagtaacagaaaaaaacaacagcacacaggattttgcttaatttatttaGCATATTTAGTTTGTAAGTTTTCAATCAAtatgagaaaaatatataaactgggaactaacagcttgcttaattaaggtaggagattgcaaatgaaaaaaagaaatgagttgAGACAAAAACCTGTAACAATAGAGAACCTCTGGGCTAGGCAGTCAGAACCTTTCTATGAAACACTGGAGCCACATTGGAAGCAAAATTGGATTGGTCGCAAGTCTAATGCAGCCACACATTCCCTCTCACTGGGCTAATTTAAAGgcattaattaaacatgtataccgTATCGTTGAGATGAGGAAAATAAATCTACATGAACGCGGGAAGAATTTacacaatgagttcactgtactcaaatggcctccacagtcaccaggggcctcatgcataatgctgtgtgtagaattcacactaaaacatggcgtatgcacaaaaaaaaaatccagatgcataaaactgtgtgtataCCAAGTTCCACGCACTGCCCCTTTATAAAACCCAAggaacatgaaatttaatgcacacACGCGCCTACAGCtccatcccaactcctcccagtattttgcatatttgaatatgcatatcaatataaatagcttcttcttttgagtgttttgttaaaagacaatggcaaatggaaaaaagaggaatttcagcaaatgcgaagtggaggcaatgaaaaacattatttgttggcttaagcaatggtataagcaacaaaaggaagttacgGGGTGATATAGTGTGGTGGAGATACTCGAAAGTTCAAAAAGTCgcaaagtgcccaaaataaaaaaagtggtcATATGTCAAAGTCGTTGAGAAAAGGTGAGTCGCAGCCCACTGTCtgcttattctgtttcagacaatattacaaaagctgacacTCGTGCCAAGGACACAATGTTGGTACtactgtgcccagcacatcttcaggCTCTAGCTGCACACATGCCTCTGCCTTAGAAACCACTTggcaaccatctggctgtgtgctgacaagACTCTGTTCTGGAGACACAAAACTAAATAGtcgatgctgtaagagatgtggccaatgaactaaggaatataagggctgtattATGAGATACTGACCACAAAGGaaattaattgattaaaaaaataaatgctgcttcTGATTACCTgcttttacattctgttaattacattcaaatgaagatgTAATGCTGCCAGTTTTGGCTGATCATTTGTTGGGTCATACCACATCTTttcaggtacaggcaagccacgattgtgggccacattatgcagcacgctacatgcttgcacaatgcaacacacttttgacagactatagagcagcacattaatggaGTGttaatgctttctatttacaagCAAATTCGTTCTCTGAAGATACCTTTATGGTGTAGCATTGGCACCAAGCGCCACAATGGacggatttttttctttttacatggctctttgaggtgactttctaatcttaaaaggactgcttgccttttgccgcactagttAAATAAAGCAACTGTGACTGTGCGGAGTTGCCGTTTTTAAAGgttctcctgctatagatgatgtaatgccaggtcattcttttggtgattcattctTGGGTGATGTAACTTGCCCAGTTCCATTGCAATAGTAATATGCATGCAGCTGactgctctgattacatttggaaaaccagacattgCTGTGAATTGTGCTTTCATATTTCCCAGTTCATCCACAGTATAATGAAAACTTATCcatctggatgacaagcggataataccatcccatacagctgacATGGCGTGACTCAGTggtgtttgtgaaatacccaaaCAGTCAGCaaattcacattgaaaagctcatGTGGCTAAAAAACtgagggtggacagaacttgcaaaggaacatGTAGAGCACAGTTCCTGAAAGtatgcctttgtaaagccggagctggttcagcacacaactccaagaggatagctcttggaaactgaaatcaacttagaagccagtcatcatcatctataaatatgcactttcttctaattcttccatttgcaatatcttctgacaatgctaaagcagctatggtagttggaacagtttggccattctgtgtacCATGATATTGCTggagaatgattacaatcaagtgaattaaatttgtaaacaatatgcaattcattttggtGCATTTCACAAATCCCACTTTgatgtgaatatgaaaaaatgagaaaccacacagaaaccgtaccactgctttgatgctgggtgccaccagtttgcaaaattgAGCAGAAACATGCGAGGCTgcagtgaaaatgtgcatggttttacagcaagtttagtttttatacatctgaaAGTGTGCGTGGATATGGgtgtatgcaatatttttgtgcttacacaccatttgtacaagaggctccagatctcaatccaatataGTACCTTTGGGATGGCATGGAATGGAAGATGTGCatcagctgacaaatctgcaacaactgtgtgatgctagcatgtcaaaatgcacaaaaatgtttccagcaccttgctgaatctatgccatgaacaATTTcgacagttctgaaggcaaaaaggggTCCGACCCTGTACTACCAAGTGTACATCTTCCACAGTAT
This portion of the Polypterus senegalus isolate Bchr_013 chromosome 6, ASM1683550v1, whole genome shotgun sequence genome encodes:
- the gemin4 gene encoding gem-associated protein 4, encoding MTEEKLSAMEFDQWISCEKIAILQGGFLLSQKNYHPRLLCTLTKSDWQTVGQPIVQSVEEIIRSQNQDCSSGTQCWKKIVAVLWIKLLKSKVPDSSLDLDKRWKEDIFFSIDNILPAINYTLLFELLKSLWASELFIEFLFALPEETFYRALKKWVDHILSDTSTEDLKFFLDCWWELLRFRPNDNEEDHVIQLFSSEVLKCISEESSLQAPKRFKVDPDATQPHCAFLLLFDALKVMAGHISTFETRCMAMANILDSLYTAFLLDNSTVLPMDVYLKKIVKYVGILGFSKESHKIDKLTDIIKKAEKELSPSLKPSHLKPRNSSLSVFLNIFIELLKLWSLTSDAQYSMENCHPLTVFRLEEGILQVQEALGALSPSKKLLVCDVIQHLQEWHSVCQFPESASCLVSDVILHLVVTAIINNHLDRHKEACLMFSSKESWVLAGDEWITCLESNQDAFRDPFLILELASTLVKACSCNPMTDSFLQMKKLKSIIVSLFSELSLSQKNMLLREVFSKWGRKGLCGSLPGELTAGFGRELNLAFNCITQTETEHHFENAVSSVAMVAFQNPEATLQRACHLAVVNRGSHRLISLILKNLPCLIYAGDSLSESSCSFFVDCLLDTVWRKLSSSLEEEQFIDFIEAFLEPHHVTGNNGQEEVQSLPPADIVKAFVLPCLLDQSFNLELCLKILHIAMSQKNRQDDTITEHWILGCSPFPLLYSLCQLLDSCTSSWQENTVNFSTTKVSLEVKDLLINTLEMLCDVVGEIVESSPGTWSRSIFWLYDKVKSVDWSVRLRLKSVWKHHFKNEVPEVQFTVCNLPELEYAGIDIPEYGPGTGLLAWLECCCLSDIMRDHMLEYLVVNLKSAEEINMFSKGFMLVLVQAMPWCSPAEWKRLKHVVDKLMQDGILHVPYTLEYVEFMPMLNLRPFVYDLQHSMLLLRVFQLLCSSSCSNWLTHDGWQHVGRLYSASVRGILDSLKRKVPAPKNLDHHTDESLDLNKEVQFVLVQLFCHLLHVMVMMPQETYEPLYVASLEVLSEYESTAGNLSFLSRANTRQFLQSIAENLPIVEQRTTLLQKIDRF